One Bacteroidota bacterium genomic region harbors:
- a CDS encoding Na/Pi symporter, with protein sequence MDSIDNTATSEKKTGRVPSVEDRFSEPTRTILRVTGLIMVLLLFFISLDLMSSAFKFMGSGFAENLLATTASPLIGLMTGILATSLVQSSSTVTSLTVALVASGALPIQGAVPIVMGANVGTTVTNTIVSMGHITRKNEFMRAMAGATVHDFFNFAAVMLLFPLEVLFGIISKPAIWLASGITTVGGAELFSPLKAVVKPIAGSIIAMLGEVGWLILIVGLLLLFLALRYLVVMLKKIMMGRTERILHKYIFGAPMAAMACGVVLTVLVQSSSVTTSVIVPMVGAGILTVRQVFPYTLGANVGTTVTALLASLALAADNPETGIAAITVALAHLIFNLFGIIVIYGIPPIREIPIKMAEWMGQLAGKNRLYAFLYLISIFFLLPLLLEFIF encoded by the coding sequence TTGGATTCTATAGATAACACCGCAACCTCTGAGAAAAAAACCGGCCGCGTGCCGTCTGTTGAGGACAGGTTTTCAGAGCCTACGCGCACCATATTGCGGGTAACCGGTCTGATCATGGTGTTGCTGCTGTTTTTCATCAGCCTCGATCTGATGAGCAGCGCTTTCAAGTTCATGGGAAGCGGCTTTGCCGAAAACCTCCTGGCGACCACCGCCAGTCCACTTATCGGCCTCATGACCGGTATTCTTGCGACATCGCTCGTGCAAAGCTCCTCAACGGTCACGTCGCTCACCGTAGCACTTGTAGCGTCTGGTGCGCTGCCCATACAAGGAGCCGTCCCGATTGTTATGGGCGCCAACGTAGGAACAACCGTGACCAACACCATCGTATCGATGGGTCACATCACACGGAAGAACGAGTTTATGCGGGCCATGGCCGGCGCAACCGTACATGACTTTTTCAATTTTGCGGCTGTGATGCTCCTCTTCCCGCTTGAGGTATTGTTCGGGATCATCTCCAAACCGGCCATCTGGCTTGCCTCCGGTATTACCACGGTGGGTGGTGCCGAGTTGTTTAGCCCCCTAAAAGCTGTGGTAAAGCCGATAGCAGGAAGCATCATTGCGATGCTTGGTGAAGTGGGATGGCTTATCCTGATCGTTGGTCTGTTGCTGCTCTTCCTGGCGCTGCGCTATCTCGTAGTGATGCTCAAGAAAATCATGATGGGCCGCACAGAGCGGATTCTGCATAAGTACATCTTTGGCGCACCGATGGCCGCCATGGCGTGTGGGGTTGTGCTTACAGTGCTTGTACAAAGCTCCTCAGTTACCACTTCGGTGATTGTACCGATGGTAGGCGCCGGCATCCTCACGGTCAGGCAGGTGTTCCCCTATACACTAGGGGCGAATGTGGGCACCACGGTCACGGCCCTGCTGGCGTCGCTGGCCCTCGCAGCTGACAATCCTGAAACAGGCATTGCAGCCATCACGGTGGCGCTTGCCCATTTGATCTTCAACCTGTTCGGTATTATTGTGATTTATGGCATCCCGCCGATCCGCGAGATA